In Hemiscyllium ocellatum isolate sHemOce1 chromosome 38, sHemOce1.pat.X.cur, whole genome shotgun sequence, the genomic window TAAACAGCCCTCTCTCCCCTGTCCTCTCTCCATTGATTGAAAAGACAAGAAAACAAGATTACAAGAAACATTCTAATAAGAAAGAACCAGGTCCATTGAATCAGCTGTCGAAGTGAAGAATGACCATCATTGTACAGACAATCACACATcatagctcagctaaaagagacTGTGAGAGACAATTTAACCCAGACTTGTGATCTGGAGTTCTGATTTTCAGAATTTTCTTCCCTGTCTGATTTTGTTTTCCATCCAAAACATCTGTGTCAGACTATCTGTTTTTTGTTTGTCTTAATCAAGAATAAGTTTGTGCTGTTTGTTCAAGATGAATAGTGGTTGATTATAGATATTTTTTCCCTACTCTTCTTTAAGGTAGAGTATGTAATAAATAAAAGGAGTTATTTTCTGTTAATGACAGAACTTGGTGTGAATTGTATTTGTCCTAtcagacattagattagattacattacattacattacttacagtgtggaaacaggcccttcagcccaacaagtccacaccgacccgccgaagcgcaacccacccatacccctacatttaccccttacctaacactatgggcaatttagcatggccaattcacctgacccgcacatctttggactgtggggggaaaccggagcacccggaggaaacccacgcagacacggggagaacgtgcaaactccacacagtcagtcgcctgagtcgggaattgaacccgggtctcaggcgctgtgaggcagcagtgctaaccactgtgccaccgtgccgcccatcagtATTGAGTCAAATATTACAGACTATTGCAAAGGAGGTGATAACACGGCGCTTAGAAACGATCAATGGGAATAGATGCAAATAACATGTATTCAAAAGGCAGCTTGATAAAGCAGTGAAGGGTAAATGGGATCAgcggttatggggaaaaagcaggattctggatcagtggtgctggaagagcacgacagttcagacagcatccaacgagcagcgaaatcgacgtttcgggcaaaagcccttcatcaagaataaaggcagtgagctggaagcgtggagagataagctagaggagggtgagggtggggagaaagtagcatagagtacaataggtgagtgggggaggagacgaaggtgataggtcagggaggagagggtggagtggataggtggaaaaggagctaggcaggtcgcacaagtccggacaagtcatggggacagtgttgagctggaagtttgaaactaggatgaggtgggggaaggggaaatgaggaagttgttgaagtccacattgatgccctgggcttgaagtgttccgaggcggaagatgaagcgttcttcctccaggcatctggtggtgagggagcgacggtgaaggaggcccaggacttccatgtcctcggcagagtgggagggggagttgaaatgttgggccacggggcggtgaggttgattggtgcgggtgtctcggagatgttccctaaagcgctctgctaggaggcgcccagtctccccaatgtagaggagatcacatcgggagcaacggatacaataaatgatataagtggatgtgcaggtaaaactttgatggatgtggaaggctcctttaggccttggatagaggtgagggaggaggtgagggcacaggttttacagttcctgcagtggcaagggaaagtgccaggatgggagggtgggtaaaAACAGGATTAGGCTAGTGAGTTGGATGATAAGCCATGATGGTGATAATGGGGGAGCAGGtttaaagggccgaatggcctcctcctgcttctatgGTTCTATGTCCTCAGCCATCAGTCAGGCAAATTGGTGCTCAAATTGATAACGTATACATTTGGTGATGGCTTGTAGAATACTGGACATGAATATTGGTGCACTCTTCCTAGTTAAGTTACGATAGAAAATACACTGTTGTTTCCAGAAAAGCACTCCTTAATCAGCTATAACTGATCCACAATACATCCTAGTGCAAGCAGGTTGTGTGGAAAGCGACACTGGCTACAGATCAACACTTGAGACAACCTGTTACTAATTATATTTTTCAAATGTAGCTGCTACTTGAccaagatgtgtgtgtgtgtgtgtgtgtgtgtgtgtgttgctaaTATCTTTTGATCTTTGGTTGCGTAAGCTTCTTTGCAATAACTTGACTGATTTAAGCAATCCGGAAGACTTGTTTTTGATATTGAACTTTATGCAGTTTGATGATACAGATCAGATCTTCTGGTGAATTAAGTTCAAATCATATGGCCAGAGGAGGAATGAAGCAGTTCATCATGTCGAACAGGGTTATAATGCAAAACATAGACTTGCTTTTCTGTAGCACCTTTCACCAGCTCAGAATGCCCCAAATTGAATTAAATGCAGTGAAATAATAATTGTAGTGCCGCTGTTCTACAGGAAACATCAAAGCATATTTGAGAAAAGCAAGCTCCCATATACAGGAATGAAATAAACAGGCCAGTCCCTCAGACCGTGATAAACAAGTGAACACCAaactctggtcagctcctccATCCCAGTGTCTCGGAATGAAAGTGCATTAAGTTGAGGAACAGATACACTGCCTAAAAGGATGACATTATTTTAAGATCATTGTAAACTCTCATTTCTAATGTCATCATTGTAAACTTGCTTTCATTTGTGGGACTGTGATTTCTATTTGAGCAGCTGCTTCATTTTATAATTATTGAAAATATAATTATCCTCTCACTGTTTCTTAGATTTTACAGATAAACCCACGATATTCCCCGTGCAAATTATTGCAGGAATGCATGTGAGATTAAGGTGCACTTTCAACACAACATGCATTGGAACAGCACCCACCCTAACCTGGGACACTCCTACCATCGTACGTGGATTGGTCTCAAACACTATAACTCAGCATGGTGTCACTCTGACCTATACTTCTGTTCTGAGCCTGACACCATTACTCAGACACCAGGGACAATCTCTAACCTGCAGAGTGAGTTATTCAACCGTTTCATCAGAGCAGACCTTCGTACTGACAGTGCAATGTAAGTATcaacgcagcactccctcagcactgaccttccaacagtgtggcactccctcagcactgaccttccaacagtgcggcactccctcagcactgaccttccaacagtgcggcactccctcagcactgaccttccaacagtgctgtCCTCCTTCactactgactctccaacagtgcagcacaccctcagcactgaccctccaacagtgcggcactccctcagcactgaccttccaacagtgcagcacaccctcagcactgaccttccaacagtgtggcactccctcagcactgaccttccaacagtgctgtCCTCCTTCactactgactctccaacagtgcggtactccctcagcactgaccttccgacagtgcggcactccctcagcactgaccttccgacagtgcggcactccctcagcactgaccttccgacagtgcccactcccccagcactgaccttccaacaatgctgcactccttcagtactgactccAACAGTGTGGTCCTCCATCAGCACTGATCTTCCGACAGTGCtgtactccttcagtactgactctccaacagtgtggcactccctcagcactgatcttccgacagtgctgtactccttcagtactgactctccaacagtgtggtcctccatcagcactgacatttcgacagtgaggcactccctcaacacttaccttccaacagtgcggcactcccataGCACTGATCTTCCAACGgtgctgcactccttcagtaTTGACTCTAACAGTGTGGtcctccatcagcactgacactccgacagtgaggcactccctcaacactgaccttccaacagtgcagcacttcctcagtactgttcctccgacagtgtggaactccctcagtaataaccctctgacagtgcggtgctccctcagtactgatcttccaacagtgcagagctccctcaacactgaccttcagacaatgtggcactccctcagtactgaccttctgccaatgcagcactccctcattactgaccctccaacaatgcagcactccctcagcactgaccctacaacagtgcggcactccctcagcactgaccctccaacagtgcggcactccctcagcactgaccctccaacaatgcggcactccctcagcactgaccctccgacagtgcagcactccctcagtactgaccctctgacaatgcggcactccctcagtactgaccctccaacaatgcggcactacctcagcactgaccctccaacaatgcggcactacctcagcactgacactccgacagtgaggcactccctcagcactgaccctccaacagtgcagcactccctcagcactgaccctccaacagtgcggcactatTGTGCTCCCTGCGTGCTGACCCTATGAGTTTGCTGTCACCCCTCGACTTGAACTATAGTGTCTGCCTGGATGACATACTTTGTGTCAAAAGAACCCGGATTAATATTATACCTTTCACAATCTGTGGGTCTCCAATAGAGTCTTGCTCTGTCCTGggattgctcacaatattctcttcctttgtttttaGATGCACCAGAGGATCTCACAATTACCTCCCTCAATAGGATGAAAGATTCATCAATCAGTACAATCAAGGGGGAGTCTGCAGTGATAATCTGCTCTGTCAGGAGCTTCCCAGCTTCTAACCTGATGTGGAGACATCTTAATGCCATCATGAATAGAACAAGTTTCAGCAATGAGCTGTGGTTGGTGATTCCTAATGTTACATCCAGGGAGGCTGGAGACTATCAGTGTGTGGCAGAGAATGAACATGGAACAGTGGAAGACTCCCTAACTATCACTGTGGAATGTGAGTGTACACAGACTTCAATCTTTCTGACACAGGTGGAGGGACAAGCGAAAACACGCAAATACAGGGATGACACAGACAGAAGAACACATTAAAGGACCAGACATCAATGtgtatgcacatacacacacccacttgTGCACAAACTGACATTCTGTCATGAATCTTGTCCAATGTTTACATTACTTTCATTATTTGGAAACAGAGATCCATGGATTTGGGTCAGTTCTCTGATGGGCTTGTTTATTTACAAAACCAGAACGTCAGTTTGCAATAGTGAAGTCACAGTGTTAATTCTAAGAAATCACGTGTCTGCAATCGATGACCTGGAACTGCCGTTGTAgtggtagattagattcccaacagtgtggaaacaggcccttcagcccaacaagtccacaccaaccctccaaagagtaacccacccagactcatttctctctgaataatgcacctaacactatgggcaatttagcatggtcaattcacctggcctgcacatcattggactgtgggaggaaacccacgcagacacagggagaatgtgcaaactccacacagacagtcacctgaggctggaatcaaacctgggaccctggtgctatgaggtagtagtgctaaccattgagccaccgtgcatgAAACAATTATTCTGTTTAGTTTATAACAGGCAAGGTAAATATATCAAGGCTCTCTGTTTAGTTTTGACATCAGAGCAGAGACACAGCAGAGTTGAATTCAAAAAGTTGAACGGCTTCTCCTGACAGCAGATCCAGTGCAAACAATCAGCTCAGCAGAAGGGGTTTCTAGTCTGTGAAGCTTCTTATCCAGGAGAGTTTGAGTAAAAAGCATCAAGTGTTTAGATTGAGCAGGTTCAGGCCTCCATAACTTTGAGAGACTTAAGGCCAGCAGACGTGGGAAGGAATTATAAAATAAACACCAGACTTCAGAGTAAACAAAATTAGTAAACTAATGATTTCAAGAGCTGAAAGAGAATGACATTTCTCTGGAATGAGAGTCTCTGTAACGACAGTGTGATGAAACAGGTTGGAATTTTGTTCTGCTGATTATTTTAAGAGCTTCCTATTTGTTTTCTGTATAAATATAGCTTTCTTTGGCAGTAGACAGCTTGCatattgctgggaaaaaaaatcacattttgtTAAAAGTCTTTcatcttacactcatcaggacagtttGCAAGAATGCAAATTCAAGGAGGAAACCAACTTTTATTGTGCATGAGAGGATTGGTTTGACGAATGGACTTAATGATAGTGGTGTGACATGGAAGATTCAGAGTGTCATATATAAAGCTGAggaacagaccctatggtccaaccaatccatgctgaccataatcccaaactgaactagtcccacctagcTGAACCCACccaagctggagaaggttcagaagagatttaccagaatgttgcggGAATGGACAGTTTGGTTATCAGCagagctggataggctgggacttacttcactggagtgtaggaggttgagaggtgacctgacaaaggtttataaaatcatgagggtagagataagatgagtggcaggtgtcttttcccccaGGGAGGGGAATTTCTAGGCTggggggcatgtttttaaggtgaaaggagaaaggtttTAGAAAGACATGGGGGACAATTCCTTTACACtgagagtggttcatatgtggaatgaactttgagaggaagtggtggataactgcagcattgaaaagacatttggataagcacatgaataagaaatgtttggagggacatgggtcaagcgcaggcagatgggactcgtTTCGTTTGGGAttaaggtcagtatggactggtctgtttccatgctgtaggactctacaaTGTGtcactttttattctttctgctatAATTGACAATTTCACCCATTGTACCTCGTATGTTACTCTCTTCATCTGTCTATACTCTTTGTAGGTTATGTTTGTCTTTCTCAGAACTTACTTTCCTACTTATCTTCTTGTCAACAGTAAATTTAGTTACCGCATGTTCAAttccttcattcaaatcatttctagAAATTGTGAACATTTGAGGACCCAACACCAGTCCCTTGTGACACACTGCTGGTGAcaatctggggagagaaagcagtgttgtgGTTTCAGGTCTagtagcccttcatcagaactccctctgtctgtgtgacatgCAGCGAGGTGTTGACCGACTAGGATAGCCATTCTCCTGCAGGATGGCCTAGATACATCCTTTTTCAGCATTAAACTTCTTTAATGAACATTACAAGAATTTTCATAATGTCTGATGGTCAGTTTAGCCTGAGGATCAGCACACCTCAGGGAAGAGGAGAGGATGAGAAGGCTGCACTCtcatagtaggagaaagtgaggactgcagctgctggagagtcagagtcgagaaGTGTGGCGGTGAAAAAGCACAACACATCAGGCAGTATCTAAGGACCAGGAGAGACGACATAAGCCCAAAATAAACTCGGTTGCTGTGGGAATTAAACCTTTGCTGTTAGTTCAGTGTACATCACAGACCAtgcatccagctaactgagctaaccaacccccagCATCAACTGCAGTTACTGTGAAAGTCTCGGCTCCTCAAACTTGTCCCCCTCACTTGAGATGTGGTGACCTCACCACCAGgttgtctctctgtaatgagacagGAGTCCTGCCATCCTTTGAGTCAATGCTGACTTcaacactcacatgcacactcaaacactctctcgcacacacactctcacacattctttcaaacacactcacacactctcttacacacattctcacacaatcACTGTCACGCTGTCATGTACacgcacattctcacacacatgctctctcacacattctctatctcacacacacgcatattctcacacatactcactctcaaacacacactctcatgcacacccAGTTTACATAGTCTGTGTCTACTGTAAATGTGACATTGCACCTTAGATTAAGATGAAGGTGACAGAGATCCATAGAGACAGCAGGTTCAGAGAGATGAACAATGGAGTCTTCCTGTGCTGTGTGATTGCTCACAACATTCTCTTCCTTTGCTCTTAGATGCGCCAGAGAATCTCACAATTACTTCCCTTGACGGGATTAAAAATTCATCAATCACTATAACTGAGGGAGATTCTGTTTTGATAACCTGCTGTGTCAAGAGCTTCCCAGCTTCAAACCTGATGTGGAAACATCTTGGTGTCACAATGTACAGCACAAGTTCCCACAATGAGCTGTGGTTGGAGATTCCTCACGTTACTCCCCGAGACACTGGAGACCATCGGTGTGTGGCGCAGAATGAGCATGGAACAATGGAAGGCTCCTTATCCATCACAGTACAATGTGAGACCTGCTGTTACATCTGTTCATTGTTACAAtgtgtatgtaagttagctcactgagctggaaggtttgttttcagatgttttgtcaccatgactaggtaatatcatcagtgagtatctctggtgaagcgctggtggtatggcCTCTCTTTATAGGTCTTGATTTTTtaaggtggatgatgtcattccggtttttttttcaagggaaggtagtgAGCGTCTAAATTGATGtggttgttgatggagttctggctggaatgccatgcctctaagaattctcatgcatgtctttgttccATCTGTCATAGAGCGTGttctgtcccagtcaaagtggtgtccttctttgtctgtatgtgtggaaactaatgagagtgggtcgtgtcttttggtgactagttggtgtttgtgtatccttgTGCCGAGcttcctgcttgtttgtccaatgtagtggttttgttttacagttcttgcatggtactttgtaaatgacattggttttgttgGTAGTAGCTAATGGATCCCAGACGTATAAATAGAAACATGCCACCACTACTTCATCAGAGGCTCTCAATGATGATGTTtcctagtcatggtgacaaaacatctggaaacaaATCTTTCAGCTCAGTGATGTAACTTATATACAtatcctcaacctgagctataaatcttctcaaacattGCCAACTGTTACAATATCTTTAGATGAGTTCTTGGTATTGTCTTGTTTCCTCTTTGAATTTCTTCAAGCTTCTCTCATCCCACTGTCTGATTTGATTTTTATCCTTTTCTATTTTGTCCACAATTCCTCCAACAGTTGTTTCTGAGACAAGGGTCATTCTTCATCGCTATGTCTGTGTCTTCATGTCTGTGCTTATCTATCTCACTCTAACTGGACGTAACACCACTTTTGGCTCCTGATCTTCCAGTCTTTATCGAAGCCACTCACTTGTCTTGCTCTCTACCAGCTGAATCCGAATGTCCTCGCCGATACCTGCATTTTAAAATCTGTAACCCACCTCTTTCCACTTTCTTCAGAATCCGATTCTCTTATCCATCGAGTATGACCCTCTGCATTAGTGACTGCTCCCGGTGTTTTATCAACTTCAGGCTGATGTTTTTAGATGTTGAGACTGAAATAACTGGGTACGATGTTTGTTGCTGTTTGTTTCTAACCCACATTTCAGTCCTAGGTGTAACTTGGGTGTTTAACATAGACCCAAGTATTATCCACTCTCCTGACCTCAGTGCACCCAGTCTTGATATCCCCATTACCACTTAGCACCATTCTGTGTGGTAGTCCAGTTCATGTCCAGTTCATATGTCTCTCTGAGCCTTTTGTCTGGGTCTACTGTATTCACCAGCTCCTCCTttgttctgtttgtgtgtgtggtatcGTCTGCCAACCAGAGATTCGACAGCTATATCTCGACAAACAAATTAATATCCCCAGGAGACAGGCAGGTGAATATGCTTAAAAACAGATACAAATACTTCAACACGCCTTCCTCTTTTAATACACTCCTTATACTCACCCTCTGTGGACATGCTTTGGGTCAGTGGCTGAAGAGATCCTTGTCTGAAGCAGATGATAAATAAGAAAACAAAGTCAAGGAGCAGAAATaccccattcagcccatcgagtctgcttcgcTACTCAGTGAGGGCACGGTTGATCTGAGGATGCTCCATTCCACTTTTCTGGCATAGCCTTAGATTGCCTCACTAATTAAAATGCTGACTATctgaatgtacttaatgacccTGTAGCAAAGaattcacagattcactacccaagagagaaaaataaatcctGCTCTTGTCTGTCCTAACTGGGGAGCTCCGTGCTCTAAAATTATGTCCCTCTGGTCCGAGGTGCTCCCATGTGGGGAAAGAAACTTCTACATCTTTCCTGTCAAGTCCCCCTGGCctcctacatgtttcaataaggtcgcctctcattctttgaaacgcCAGTGTATACATGCCCAACCTATTTAGCGTCTCCTCATAAAATAATCCCTCCACACCTGGGATCagttgagtgaaccttctctggactgtcccCAGTATAGCTTTCCTTAGATAGGGCCCCCCAACCTATTCACTATAATCCAGCTGTGATCTGCTTTGTCTGTTGTgaagttttagcaaaacctccttaATTTTACACTCCATTCCCTTTAAAGTAAAGGaccatattccatttgccttccctgttacttGCTGAACTTGGATTTAGATTTATTTGAGATGTATACCCAAGGACCAATTTATtacaaatctaaatctaaatccactggctctcctttatctatcctgcttggtACTTCCTCAGAGAATTCTGAGATATTTGTTAGACATGACTTTCTCTTCCTTGGGccatgtggtcagcatggacaagttggaccaaagggtctgtttccatgctgcacatctcaatgattctatgaccccccccaaatccctccatgttgcagctttctgtgtttttttctccatttaaatggcACTGAGCTTATCTAATCTTGCAGCCAAAATGCACAATCCCACACcttcccatattatattccaccTGACATATTTTTGCCCACCAGttcagtctgtctgtattcctctaCAGGCTCTTTTTGCCATTCTTACCACGTGCCTGCCCACCTGTCTTTACATTGCTTGCAAATTTGGTTATAGTGCCTTCACCATCATCATCCGTACCATTGAcatttattgtaaataattgcaccCCAGTATTGATCCTTGTAGCATTTCACTTGTTACAGATTGCCAGTCTGAAACTGCTTCCAGCCCCATCCTAACCCTCAGTTTTTTACGAGTTAGTCAATCCTCTCTGCGGGTGAATTTCCaatctctaacaccatgggctcttaatGAGTTGAACCTTATCAAGcaacttctgaaaatccaaatgtattacaTCCATTGCCTCTGCTTTATCTCTCCTgctggttaccttctcaaagaattctgagATATTGTTAAGACATGATTTTCTCTCCCTTGGGCCATGATCATTCTGTTAGATCGTGTTTTGTTTTTCTAAACACTGTGCCATTACAGCCTTTCAAATAGGCTCTAAAATGTTCCTAATAACAAATGTTACCTCACTAGCTCACAATTATCTGACTTTGGTCTCCTTCCCTTTTACAATAAAGATGTTACACTGGCAGTATTCCTAATCTCTGGAATTTTTCCCAGAAAATGAGCAAGGGATTTCCAGAGCGTAGGGCTCCAGGCAGTtgaaggtggagcagtggatATCAGAAAATACTCACGAGGCTGGAAGAGTGTGGAGATCTCAGAGGGTCACAGTCTATGGGGATTAGCTGCTGATTCTCCTCACTTCTTTTTGCAGATCCCCCACAGGAGACCACAGTGTCCATCAGTGGAGCATCAGGTGGGATCAGAGAGGGGCAGAATGTCACATTAACCTGCTCCAGTGAAAGTGTCCCACCAATATCTCACTACAGTTGGTTTAGGACTGAGGGAACCACCAGCATCCAGTTAAACACAAGCAGCCAGATTCTCTCCATCGCTCCAGTCACACGAGGGAATATTGCAGGGTTCTACTGCACAGTGACAAACCCATTGGGCAACAGCAGCTCCAACATGACTCACCTGAATGTGGAATGTAAGCTTtttactgtctgtctgtctctccttaACAGGGACTGTCTGTCTGGCAGCAGCTTACTTACTGTAGTTTAGATTACAGTAACCTCCTCACTGCTATAACCTGTCCTTCAATGAGATACACAGAGTGATATCAGGATAGGCAACTAACAGCTCAAAGAGGGAGGCTTTTAAGCAGCATCTTAAATGAGGAGATAGAGACAGAAAGAACAGTGGAGAGGTTTAGAAGGGGAATATTCCAGCTAAGAGGCACAGCAGCTGAAGAGTCAagattgtgttgctgggaaagcagagcaggtcaggcagcatccaaggagcaggagaatcgacatttcgggcgtaagcccttcatcaggaatgtcgattctcctgctcctcggatgctgcctgacctgctgtgatttctcagcaacacactctcgactctgatctccagcatctgcagtcctcactttctcacagcagctgaagacatgactgccagtGACAGACGAATGGATATCAGAAGAGCCTTGAGGGATCAAAATTGTAGGAAGGTAGGGATAGCCAAGGGTTAATGGGAACTGGAGGAGGTGACCTGGGAGAGATGTAGGGGCTGCaggagggacagagatagggagggatgtaggggctggaggaggtgacagagatagggagggatgtaggggctgcaggaggtgacagagatggggagggatgtaggggatggaggaggtgacagatggggagggatgtaggggctgcaggaggtgacagagatggggagggatgtaggggctgcaggaggtgacagagatggggagggatgtaggggctggaggaggtgacagatagggagggatgtaggggctgcaggaggtgacagagatggggagggatgtaggggctgcaggaggtgacagagatggggagggatatAGGGGATGGAGGATGTGACAGAgatggggctggaggaggtgacagagatggggagggatatGGGGATGGAGgatgtgacagagatggggagggatgtaggggctggaggaggtgacagagatggggagggatgtaggggctggaggaggtcacACTGAGAGTAAGGAGCTTTGGTCAGTTGAGGTCAGGGGGTAATGGTTGAATGATTGGCCAGGACAGTGTTGTGATGCTCGAGAATTGGGGAATTTGTGACAGTTGGCAAGAGTTTAGGTGTTACCGTTCTATCTTACATTCTAACTCTGCTAGTCTTGATTACTTTCTGTCCTTCCCACCTCAGATAAGCCAGAAATTTCTCAAGAATCGAAATGTGCAGAGAGGGCAGAGGGGATCACCTGCGTCTGTGCGGCCAACTCCAACCCTCCGGCAAATATCACCTGGCACCTTTCCCATGCCAACCTCAGCGGTAACCAAACACATGGAGGGTTTATGTCTGAGCAGCTCCGAGAGGGGCATCTGGTGAAGGGATTCCTGATCCTGATGGGACACCAGGatga contains:
- the LOC132833927 gene encoding sialic acid-binding Ig-like lectin 10 — encoded protein: MIEGSYFLLFLLQAGLAQEWKSHSPRKVTAQKGSCAQIPCNYSYPSHLANQPRIGIWFYQTGSNQWSTAFHSQYRSYEATQFRNRTQLSGDLKDGDCSLIINNIKRGDSGFYYFRVEFNDTEKYRYKPATQLQVSAGPSQEWKGSTPREVIVQEGSCAQIPCRYNYPSCLKNQPRGGIWFNGETEKLRTHIAFHSKDPNHKSRGFRDRTQLSGDLKDGDCSLIINDIKREDAGPYFFKVKFDNGPSHHYYPVTQLRVSDFTDKPTIFPVQIIAGMHVRLRCTFNTTCIGTAPTLTWDTPTIVRGLVSNTITQHGVTLTYTSVLSLTPLLRHQGQSLTCRVSYSTVSSEQTFVLTVQYAPEDLTITSLNRMKDSSISTIKGESAVIICSVRSFPASNLMWRHLNAIMNRTSFSNELWLVIPNVTSREAGDYQCVAENEHGTVEDSLTITVEYAPENLTITSLDGIKNSSITITEGDSVLITCCVKSFPASNLMWKHLGVTMYSTSSHNELWLEIPHVTPRDTGDHRCVAQNEHGTMEGSLSITVQYPPQETTVSISGASGGIREGQNVTLTCSSESVPPISHYSWFRTEGTTSIQLNTSSQILSIAPVTRGNIAGFYCTVTNPLGNSSSNMTHLNVEYKPEISQESKCAERAEGITCVCAANSNPPANITWHLSHANLSGNQTHGGFMSEQLREGHLVKGFLILMGHQDEEEVVVFCSVQNPHGTSLFKAYQWLKGRNSKKWTLGLVVAGIVLSVFLAGILIFLCMRKRKPANKEAPSKTNDAVMIYSQISVKHKGSRNRILTDPQIPTRDTAGEIRQARQHVFGGPVGEAATHPDGTEDVVYANTNLSKLPCGDGTIQRGEETEYAEIRFQPQTEGKTGRNM